Within the Candidatus Babeliaceae bacterium genome, the region TTTATATGCATGCGTTGCACTGCATAAATGAGTGGTGTATTGCCCATGTAGTCTTGAGCATTTACTTGAGCACCAGCGCGTAATAATAATTTTGTTATAATTGACTCCTTTGAAATAAGGAGCGGCGTGGAGTCAAGAAAATCCTTATCTGCGTGTATTTGAATAAAGTAAGACCCTTGCACATTAACGAAAGCACCATTGCTGAGTAAATATTTTACGAATTCGATTGCATTATTGTATACGGCGCCATGTAATGGGGTTAATCCGTTTTTGTCTTGGATGTTGGGGTTTGCTCCTAAATTAAGTAATCTTGTTGCATCATGTATATTATTTTTCATAGCGGCTTGCACTAGTTTACAATCTTTGTCGATATGTTTTGGGGTACAGATTTGTCCGCCGGCTTGAGCTATGGTAGACGCTGTTAGTAATAATAATAAATTTAGCATGATGATATTTCTCGTTGATAATCAATTGTAATATAACAATGTGTAATTTTATCAGATACATCCGAGTTGTCGATTAAAATAAAAAATTAAATGTTGAAATTTTTAATATATGTTTGCTTGCGCAATAATTTTTGAGTGTGATAGTTTTTTAATATATGTATCTTTTTTATTAATTGGTGTCAGATATGAAAATTTTTTTTGCTGCGCTACTTTTTATTATGTTTTGCGGTGTTAAAGCAGATAATTTTGTGCATGCATTAATTACTCTTGATAATAATTTAGATTTTTTAAGCAAAACGTATAGTGCAAATCTGTTATATGGTACAAGATTTGCCGCTGACTACCCACAGTTAATTATTAATAAAAATCTATTTTCGCCGCTTGAGTATTGTTATCAAATACGCGTTCTAAATCAAACAGGAGTGGTGTGCGGATATCATGCGCTTAAAAATCTTTTTCTTTTTTTAGCGGCGTTAACCGCGCCTAGCTCATCAGAAGAAAAAAAATATCTTATTGATCTTGAAAGCCCAGAATATTTTACACAATTTAATACAAAGATAAGTACATTTTTAAAAAAACAAGATGTGTGTGGGGCTCTCAATGATGATGAGATAGCTCGTGTTATTAATAATATTGATAGATTTAGTGATCTTATGCCATCTGCCAGTGCTCAAAGAATTAAGTCATTAATTATGCCTCGGGTAATTGTTCCTAATCAATTTTCCCCTGAAAGAAAAAATATGATTATAGCCGATGGCGAGGCGGTTTTTACTGAATACGAACGGTATAGTATGCCCGATGCATATAAAGATGTATTTATTATGTACTATATTTTTTCAACGATTGATCCATCGTATATTGATAAATTATATAACAGCAAAAAAAATATCGATCAAGAACTGTACGGGTTTGTTCTTCAGGTTGGCAAGGGCCTCACGTCTGCTGCAACAGCACATTGGATTGCGATTGTTGTTAATTTACATGCCCAACGCAATGAATGTTTTATTCTTAATTCTATTGCCGGAGAAGGTCCCTTTGCGCTTGCGAGTAAAGAATTTATTACACACTACAAGCAACTGAATGATCTTACTTTGGAGGGATTGCAAGGCCTTATTGTGCGCGTAGCTGTTGCTCAGCATAATTTTTCTCTTGAAAGTATTGAAGTGTTAAAAAAAATACACGCGGAATCTGAAGAAGTAGTTTTACCCCAAAAAACTCTTATATTTCGATCGTACGATTCTATTCTCAATGAACGAGTTCAGGCGCTTGAAAATCTTATGAGCACGATTCGCAAATATGATAGTGCGTCAATTGAATTATTTAAGAATGTGTATAAACCTGTTTTATCAAAAAAAATAAATATGTTACGTGATGTTATTGAGCAAGCAGGGCAAGAAAAACTTATTTCTGAAAAAGAAATGAAGAATCTGCTCGCTAGAATTTCTGCAATTACTTTGCAATAAAGAGCCTTTTTTATAAACTATCTTATGCAGATCATACAGAGCCAGATTAATGTTAAAAAAATAGTGTAAGGGATAGGCATGAATATAATTGGTAATTCGTTGTGGGAAATATTGCGCCAAGTTGATATTGTTACGCTACTTATTTTGATGTTTTTGTTATTGATGTCGATAACCTGTTGGGCTATTGCATTATATAAGTTAACCCTTATTCGTAGTAAGCAAAAAGAGGTTGATGATATTGCGCGATTTGTTGCTACAGCACATACGCGTGAAGATTTAGAAAAAATAGCCCTGCAATGTCAGGGGACGGTAGGCGGTGTTGTTTTGCAGCAGATGCTTGCTGCTGCGCGCAGAAACATGTCAGAAAAAGAATGTGAATTATGGCTATTATCTTTGGATCGTGAATGCGCTCATATTATTCGTCACGAAGAAGAATATATGACGGTCATTTCTACGAGTGCGGCAGCATCGCCCTTGATTGGATTGTTTGGTACGGTATGGGGATTGATACATTCTTTTCTACGTATTAGTCAGCAGCAATCAGCGGATATCGCAACGGTTGCTCCCGGTATCGCAGAGGCATTAATCACAACGCTCGCGGGCTTGATAGTGGCGATTCCAGCGCTGATTCTTTTTCATTATATTTACGGAAAAATTCGTTCATTTGAATATAGTTTTTTGGATGTAATAGATACATGCACATGGATTATTCAGCGATCGTTTATTTCTAAGGAGTTATAATGGCACGTTATTCGCGCATGCGCGGCAGGAATAGAAATCTAATAACTATGCCAGAAATCTCATTAACGCCGCTCATTGATACAGCCCTTGTATTGCTGGTTATTTTTATGGTGGCGACCCCCATGATGCATAATTCACTTAAAATTGATTTGCCTCAGGGGAAGAGTGCCGAAGTTGATACGGTTCCGCAAGAAATTATTGTATTTATGGATAAGCAGGGCGTGTTGTTTGTGAATGATCAGCACGTGACACATGCCAATCTTGCATCGGCATTAAAAAAGAAAATATTAGATATGCATAATGATAGAGTTTCAATTCAGGCTGATGGGGCATTGCAATGGGAAGCAATTTATCAGCTAGCAGAATTTATTCAAGATAGTGGGGTTGAGCATGTTGCTTTTGTGGGACAGCGACCAAAGGCTGCATAGCAGTATATATATATCCTGTATTGTTCACGGTATATTGTTTGGTGGTATTATTTATTTTTCTTATCATCAAAAAGAGCTTCGGTTAAAAATTTCTACTGACGGTAAAAAAACGCCAGTTTTATTTGTGAGTCGCAAAAAATATCAAAAAAATAGTAAGCAGCCATCACATATTTCTTCTCAGAAAAAAAGTTTGTCTCGCAAAAGTGTGACACGGGCAGCGCAAAAAGTTGCGCCAAAAAAAGTGCGTTCTGCGCCGGTGACAAAGCCGTCACCACAAACGCATCGGTTTGCCAGTGTGTATCCACGCAGCGCTTTGCCGCCAAAAAAAATTATTAAACCAGAAAAAAAAGAAAAAAAAGTCGCACAACACGTATTGCCAGAGCTGTTACCGGCAGAACCAGAGCATGTAGAACAGAGCCAAGAAGATATAATTCAGCATGATCATGATATACCTGTGGTAGAACGTGATGAATACGTTGAACTGTATCAAGATATTTATAATAATTGGCAAATTCCACGAGGTTTTTCTCCTGAATTATCATGTACATATCGTGTTATGGTGACGACTGAGGGTAAAGTTGCTGACGTTGTTTTGCAAAAAAGCTCTGGAGTATTAGTGTATGATACGGCCTGTCAGGCAGCTCTATTTAAAACAACATACCCAAAATCAATATGGGGAAAAGAATTTACAATAAGCTTTGATAAAGAGGTGTTATGATTTTTTTAGTTACAGTATTGTATGTGATAAGTATATTGACCAGCGCTCTTCAAGCGCATCCTGGTCATGAAGCCCCAATGAACATTTTTGTTGGTATTATTGAACCGCAGGAAACTCTTGTAGAAGTTGCACAAGGTGTTGCTGAACATTTAGCATATAGTAAGCAGTTTGTCGTAACATGTTTGCCCGTTGAATTTCCCAAAAGTAAACAAGATGTTACCAAGCTGTTTGATAGTGGATATCCTTTGGCTTTGTTTATATCGCAAGAAAAAGGATCGCAGGCTATTTTGTGGCGATTATATGATGCAACGCGGGGAGTTATGTGTAAAGGAAAGCGCTATGATTATAATGGTTTGCTGCCGCATCATATAGCCCAAACTATTGCGCATGATGTGTGGTTTGAAATGACGGGAGAATTTAGTTCATTTAGCTCTTGTATTAGTTATATAAAAAAAAATAAAACTAAAACAACTTCAACATATAATCTGTGTTTGATGGATTATAACGGCAAACATAATAAAGTGTTGTATGCAACACAACGTATTATTATTGTACCAGCATGGAATAACGATATAAAAAAATTACATATTGTTTTTTCTGAGTTTACCCCCTATAATGTGCGGCTGCTTGCAATAGATATGCAGGGGAAATTGCGATCTGTTCTTGATGCTGATGGTACCTATGCTGGTGTTGCTTATGCTCATAAAGGTAAAGACGTTGTTTATTGTCGTTCTGGAGAAGTGTGGCATTATCATTATGATCAAGACCAAAAAAAAGGCATTCATGAGTTAATTATTCAGGATGATGAAACATGTGCATCTCCTAATATTACTGTGGAGGGGGATGTTATTTACTGTTCTCAAGGCAAAGTGAAATATTATAAAAAATCTAATAAATCTATAACTATCGTAACGCCAGAAGGCTATTGCGTAGCTCCAACGTATACAAGTTGTGGTAATAAAATTGCTTATTCTCGGCGTATGCGTGAGCATATGCAATTATTTGTGCATGATACTGGTGCAGGAACGCATCGACAAATAACGTTTGATAAGGGGGATAAGACAGACTCCTCTTGGTCTCCGTGCGGCAATTATTTGGCATTTGTTTATATAGAGAAGGGGTTATCTCAGATCGGGATCATCCATGTTAAAACGGGAGCTCGTTATATGGTAACATCACCTCTGGAAAATTGCTCTTATCCGTCATGGTCGCCCTTTTTACAGTAGTGCATATTGCTGTAATTATCGACAAAATTATATTTTTTGTGTATTATTTTATGTAAAGACTCTTGTTTTATCAGAATTTAAATGTATTATACGGCAGGTATGTTATGAAATTTACCAAAATGAATTTTAAAAATTTTAAAAGTGGTCCTCGCAATGTCATGATGATGGTAGCGCTCTTTACCATCAGTCTTTTAGTGATGACCAAATTAACTGATTATTCCCGTTCAACTCAAGCAATGAGTTATTCCGCGTTTTTAAAAAATGTAGAAACCGACCAGGTCAAGGCGGTCCATATTTCTGGGCAGGATGTTACCGGGGCGCTTAAAGATGGCAAAAGATTTGAAACGGTCATTGCAGACAATAATCAAAATTGGGATCTTTTACGAAAGCACAATGTTGAATTTTCTGTAGGGTCAGCCTCAGGGCAATTTTCAGTGTGGCATTTGGTGTTTCTTGCATTTTTTGTTCTTTCTCTTGGAGCGATTTGGTTTTTTGTGCGACAAAACAGAGGTTCTGGCGGTGGCAGCACTCTTTTTTCAATGGGCAAGAGTAAAGCAAAGATGTTTATGCCTTCACAAATAAAAATTAATTTTGATGCAGTTGCAGGAGCTCAAGAAGCTAAAGATGAACTAAAAGATATTGTCGACTTTTTAAAAAATCCTGAAAAATACAAAAAGCTTGGCGCGACCTTAACGCGCGGCGTGTTGTTGGTGGGTGAGCCAGGTAATGGCAAAACGTTGTTGGCAAAGGCTGTTGCAGGCGAAGCAAATTGCCCATTTTTTAGCATAAGCGGATCTGATTTTATAGAAGTATTTGTTGGTGTTGGGGCTGCTCGCATGCGAGATCTTTTTGCTCAAGCGCGCAAAAATGCTCCAAGTATTATATTTATAGATGAAATTGATGCCATTGGTCGTCAGCGCGGTGGCGGTATTGGTGGTGGCGGTCTTGAGGAGCGTGAGCAAACGCTCAATCAGTTGTTAACCGAGATGGATGGATTTGATTCTTCTTCGGCTGCTCCCGTTGTTGTTCTTGCAGCGACCAATATTCCCGATGTTCTCGATAAAGCGTTATTGCGTCCTGGCAGATTTGATAGAAGAATTAGTGTCCCGTTTCCGGATATTCATGCACGCGAGCAAATTTTAAAAATTAATGCTCAGGCAAGTAAGCTTTCTCCGGATGTTGATTTATATGCTATAGCGGTTAAAACAGCAGGTTTTAGTGGTTCTGATTTAGCAAATTTGGTAAATCAGGCAGCATTGAATGCGTCTAAAAAAAATCAGGAGCTTATTACGCAGGCTGATTTTGACTATTCTTATGCAAAGCTGTTGCAATCGCAAGATGCTCAGGCCGTGACTAGCTCTATGGATGCTCGTACGTCGAGTAAGGCTAAGATGTATATGCCAACGCAGGTTAAGGTTAATTTTAATTCTGTTGCGGGTGTTCATGAAGCTAAAGAAGAATTATATGATGTTGTTGATTTTTTAAAAAATCCTAAAAAATATCATGATATCGGTGCGCGGCTAACGCGCGGTGTTTTGCTAGTCGGTGAGCCCGGTAATGGTAAAACGTTGCTAGCAAAGGCTGTTGCGGGTGAGGCTAATTGCCCATTTTTTAGCGCAAGCGGTTCAGAATTTGTTGAAGTATTTGTTGGTGTTGGTGCAGCGCGTGTGCGTGATCTTTTTGCGCAAGCCAGAAGACATTCTCCGAGTATCATATTTATAGATGAAATTGATGCGATAGGTCGTCAACGTGGTGGCTCTTCGTATAGCAATGATGAACGCGATCAGGCGCTTAATCAATTATTAACTGAGATGGACGGATTTGAATCACGCAATTCTTCGGTTATTGTTATCGCGGCTACTAATAGGGCTGACATCCTTGATAAGGCATTGTTACGGCCGGGTAGATTTGATCGTCGGGTTGATGTTCCGTATCCTGATTTGGTAAGTCGTGAAGAAATATTACAGGTCCATGCTCGTGGTGTAAAAATTGA harbors:
- a CDS encoding ankyrin repeat domain-containing protein yields the protein MLNLLLLLTASTIAQAGGQICTPKHIDKDCKLVQAAMKNNIHDATRLLNLGANPNIQDKNGLTPLHGAVYNNAIEFVKYLLSNGAFVNVQGSYFIQIHADKDFLDSTPLLISKESIITKLLLRAGAQVNAQDYMGNTPLIYAVQRMHIKQIQELINYEANLFIKNTWGNTAVHYAFELAQSSSDIAQLLLYYAWQKELLPIIGTTKNKSGVTPLDLIPYTDAKLRTLVKGCIAQKPYAIKEIITAGAKVEYKQFAKKTRQKNVLLALRTRELTGTFDEKRF
- a CDS encoding MotA/TolQ/ExbB proton channel family protein, whose translation is MNIIGNSLWEILRQVDIVTLLILMFLLLMSITCWAIALYKLTLIRSKQKEVDDIARFVATAHTREDLEKIALQCQGTVGGVVLQQMLAAARRNMSEKECELWLLSLDRECAHIIRHEEEYMTVISTSAAASPLIGLFGTVWGLIHSFLRISQQQSADIATVAPGIAEALITTLAGLIVAIPALILFHYIYGKIRSFEYSFLDVIDTCTWIIQRSFISKEL
- a CDS encoding biopolymer transporter ExbD, translating into MARYSRMRGRNRNLITMPEISLTPLIDTALVLLVIFMVATPMMHNSLKIDLPQGKSAEVDTVPQEIIVFMDKQGVLFVNDQHVTHANLASALKKKILDMHNDRVSIQADGALQWEAIYQLAEFIQDSGVEHVAFVGQRPKAA
- a CDS encoding TonB C-terminal domain-containing protein; its protein translation is MLLLWDSDQRLHSSIYISCIVHGILFGGIIYFSYHQKELRLKISTDGKKTPVLFVSRKKYQKNSKQPSHISSQKKSLSRKSVTRAAQKVAPKKVRSAPVTKPSPQTHRFASVYPRSALPPKKIIKPEKKEKKVAQHVLPELLPAEPEHVEQSQEDIIQHDHDIPVVERDEYVELYQDIYNNWQIPRGFSPELSCTYRVMVTTEGKVADVVLQKSSGVLVYDTACQAALFKTTYPKSIWGKEFTISFDKEVL
- the ftsH gene encoding ATP-dependent zinc metalloprotease FtsH — translated: MKFTKMNFKNFKSGPRNVMMMVALFTISLLVMTKLTDYSRSTQAMSYSAFLKNVETDQVKAVHISGQDVTGALKDGKRFETVIADNNQNWDLLRKHNVEFSVGSASGQFSVWHLVFLAFFVLSLGAIWFFVRQNRGSGGGSTLFSMGKSKAKMFMPSQIKINFDAVAGAQEAKDELKDIVDFLKNPEKYKKLGATLTRGVLLVGEPGNGKTLLAKAVAGEANCPFFSISGSDFIEVFVGVGAARMRDLFAQARKNAPSIIFIDEIDAIGRQRGGGIGGGGLEEREQTLNQLLTEMDGFDSSSAAPVVVLAATNIPDVLDKALLRPGRFDRRISVPFPDIHAREQILKINAQASKLSPDVDLYAIAVKTAGFSGSDLANLVNQAALNASKKNQELITQADFDYSYAKLLQSQDAQAVTSSMDARTSSKAKMYMPTQVKVNFNSVAGVHEAKEELYDVVDFLKNPKKYHDIGARLTRGVLLVGEPGNGKTLLAKAVAGEANCPFFSASGSEFVEVFVGVGAARVRDLFAQARRHSPSIIFIDEIDAIGRQRGGSSYSNDERDQALNQLLTEMDGFESRNSSVIVIAATNRADILDKALLRPGRFDRRVDVPYPDLVSREEILQVHARGVKIDESVDLKKIARGTPGFSGAALENLINEAATHAAKFNKPLVTLEDFDEARDKIILGKESKSIIMSPKELEMTAYHEAGHAMVTLVMPEVLDPLYKVTIIPRGPALGVTHSLPERDKYSVNKEELFAKIMMCLGGRAAEELIFNNISGGARSDFMNATNIAHNMVTQYGMSDDLGMVVYQNGQYSQESAAKIDHAVKSIIDDCYKKTQQLLVDNKDKLEILSKKLLEKETLFAHEIYELLGITPRTDHRLL